In Arsenicicoccus sp. oral taxon 190, the following are encoded in one genomic region:
- a CDS encoding CPBP family intramembrane glutamic endopeptidase, translated as MEHWRDTVARHRRAERFAADSEQPARRQRRRVVAVLTVVLGAAVLAWTLRIAPGDPRFYLATVGLAAVWLAGALAAGRPLRATEELGRQRAPRLVVTGLAVGLVLLVVFLAGAVVVARVPVLREPVQELLDHARWGSLPAVLALTALNGVVEELFFRGGLYDAFGGRGAVLGSTAVYTVVTALAGIPLLALAGLLLGLVVALLRRLTHGVLAPIVTHLTWSLGMLLLLGPLLDLLER; from the coding sequence ATGGAGCACTGGCGCGACACGGTCGCGCGGCATCGGCGGGCCGAGCGGTTCGCGGCGGACAGCGAGCAGCCCGCGCGGCGGCAGCGGCGGCGGGTCGTCGCCGTCCTCACGGTCGTCCTCGGGGCGGCCGTGCTCGCGTGGACCCTGCGGATCGCCCCGGGGGACCCGAGGTTCTACCTGGCCACGGTGGGGCTCGCGGCCGTCTGGCTGGCCGGGGCCCTCGCCGCCGGGCGGCCGCTGCGGGCCACCGAGGAGCTGGGACGGCAGCGCGCCCCCCGGCTGGTCGTGACCGGCCTCGCGGTCGGCCTCGTGCTGCTGGTGGTCTTCCTGGCCGGGGCCGTGGTGGTGGCGCGGGTGCCCGTGCTGCGCGAACCCGTCCAGGAGCTGCTCGACCACGCCCGCTGGGGCTCGCTGCCCGCCGTCCTCGCCCTCACCGCCCTCAACGGGGTGGTGGAGGAGCTGTTCTTCCGCGGGGGGCTCTACGACGCCTTCGGGGGCCGCGGCGCGGTGCTCGGCAGCACCGCGGTCTACACCGTGGTGACCGCACTCGCCGGGATCCCGCTGCTCGCCCTCGCCGGGCTGCTGCTCGGGCTGGTCGTCGCGCTGCTGCGCCGGCTCACCCACGGGGTGCTCGCCCCGATCGTCACCCACCTGACCTGGTCGCTCGGCATGCTGCTGCTGCTCGGCCCCCTCCTCGACCTCCTGGAGCGATGA